GCCTCGTGAACGGCTGGAACGGCTTCCTCGCCTGGGGCGCCACGTTCCTCTTCGGCTTCGGCCAGGCGATCCCCGCGCTCGTGATCCTCGCGGTCGTCGGCCTCATCGCGTGGCTCGTCATCCGACGCATCGTGAAGCGGATGCCGGCGCGCACGACGCCGGTCGAGGGCTCAGCGGTCGTCAACCCGGTGGTCGCTGCGGAGAGCGAGCGCCCCTGAGCCTGAGGCCCCCAACGCAGCGAGTGCCCGCGCACTTGGGCGCACCATCTGGGGTACACGGATGGGGTACATTTCTGGCATGCAGCACGAACCTCCGAGGCCCCCTGCCTACAGCAGCGCCGACATCGCAGCGATCCTCGCCGACCTCCAGGCCACCGTGAACGAGGCCACCAGCCTCCACGCATGGGCAGAGACCTCCGCCGTCCCCCTCGACCGCATCGTCGCGGGGGCCGACCTCACCTACCTCCGCCTCCGCGCGCACGACACAGAGGGTTCACCCATCGTGCTGATGCTGCGCGAGCAGCGCTGGCAGCGCGCGATCTGACCGAGGGAAGCCGACCCCGACGCGACCCTCTACCAAAGGTTGAAGCTTCGGGGTACACTCAACGCGGTCCCCCCAGCCCGAACCGTCACGAGGTCTCGCTTGCGTCGCCGCTCCCTCATCATCGCTGTCACCGCCGCTCTCGGCGTCATCGCAGCAGCCGTCGTCGCGCCCGTGACGCCATCCGCCGCTGCCGATGACCTCGCTGAGGTGCAGGAGGCCCACTTCGCCGTGATCGACCAGATCGCGTCGTGGGATGCCCTGACGCCGGTGCCGCGGCTCGGCCAGATCGAGGGCGACCCGGTCGCCGGCACGATCGACATCGGATGGGTCGGGGCCGTGCCGAGCGAGGTGCGCGCGATCGCGGACGCCGCGGCCACGGAGGGCATCGACGTCACCTTCGTGCCGCAGGAGTCGAGCGAGCAGGAGCTGCTCGAGGTCGCCTACGGGCTGGCTGCATCCATGCCCAGCGACGGCGCCTTCGCGATCGGGATCGGTGCTGACACGCTCTCGGTCGAGGTGCCGACGGCAGAGGTCGCCGAGTCCGTCGGCTCCGAGCACATCGCGCTCGAGGGCGAGGTGCTCGACGTCATCGACGATGCCGAGCAGGCCGCCGCCGAGTTCGGCGCGCAGGTGACGGTCGAGGAGACCGACTCGGCCCCGGTCAACGCCGCGAACACCCAGCTGCAGGCAGGCACGGCGCTCGAGGCCGCATCCGCGGCCAACCTCTCCGCCGGCCGCACCAACGACACGAGCGTGCTCTCGGGCGGCATGCGCGTCGAGACGCAGTGGGCGAGCGGCGGCTGGGTCAGCTGCACCTCGGGCTTCACCGGCACCTTCGGGCACCGCCCGCTCATCGTCACCGCCGCGCACTGCAGCGACTACGCCGACGGCCGCGCGGTGCGCAATGCCGCCGACACCCGCATCGGCACGAGCGATCTCGTGCGAGAGCTCAACGACGGCGCCCGCCCCTACGACCTGGGCGTCATCGCTGCCTCCTACGACGCCCGCACGCTCCCCCGCATCTACACGAACGAGACCTCGACGGTCAACATCACCCGCTCGCAGAACACCTGGCCGCCGGCCGGCTACCGGCTCTGCTCGTCGGGCCAGGTCACCGGCTGGAAGTGCGACCTGACCGCCGGCGAGGCCTACGTCACCTGCTACAGCACGCCGCGCGGCGCCGAGTGCATGCACGTGCAGATCGTGCGCTCGAGCGGCGCCTCGGCCTTCTGCCTCGGCGACTCGGGCGGCCCGATCGTCAGCCTCCCGACCTCGCAGGGGGCGATCGCCGTCGGCGTGGTCTCCGGCGTGAAGTCGAGGGTGAGCGTGCGCTGCTCGCAGGAGGGGCTCATCGCTCCGATCTCGCAGCTCATGACGGCGGTCGAGGGCCTGCAGCTGCACACGCTCAATCGGCCGTAGCGCGGCCTGCTCAGCGCTGCGGCCCGTTCATCTCTGCGGCACCAGCATCTTGAGTGCGCCCGGCAGCACCGAGATCGTGCTCGCGCCGCGGCCGAGCGGCTCGCCGTCGGCGTAGGCGACGAGGCCCGGCGCATCGACCGACACTCTCGCCGCGCGCGTCGCGGTCGCTTGCGGCCGCTCGAGGTGGCGGCCGGCGAGCAGCAGCCGGAACAGTCGTACGAGCCGAGCGCGGCCAAGCGCGACGACGTGCGTCCTGTCGAGCTGCCCGTCGTCGGCCTCGCTGCGCGGGCAGATGGGCATGCTGCCGCCGTAGCTCGGGGTGTTGCCGATCGCGATGAACGTGCCGGGCATCGTCCGCGGCTCGCCATCGTCGATCGTCACCCGGAACGGCAGTGGCTGCAGCCTCGCGAACTCGAACAGCAGCGCCAGGTAGTTGCGGGGCGGCCGCGCGACCAGCGCAGCCGGTTGGTGCGCTCGCTCACGCGCGCGTCAAAACCGAGCGCAGCGACGGTGAGGCAGTGCCGCACGCCCGCCTGCGCCTCGATGCGGCCAACGTCGATGCGGCGGGGCACGCCTGTCAGCGCGAGCTTCGCTGCCTCGGCGGCGTTGGATGCGTCGGTCTGCATCCCGAGTGCGTGCGCCAGGTCGTTGCCGGCACCGGCGGGCACCAGCCCGATCGGCACGGGCGAGCCGGGCTGCGCTGCCGAGCCAGCCAGAGCGGGTGAGGCGGGCTGCACTGCCGAGCCAGCCAGAGCGGGTGAGGCGGGCTGAGCGGCAGGGCCCAGCAGCACCTCGAGCAGGGTCGAGAGGGTGCATTCGCCGCCCACCACGCCCAGCGCATCCGGCCGGCTCGCGATCGCCTCGGCGGCCAGCGCCTGCGAGTGGGCGACGTCGGTGCCGACGAGGGCGACCGCGTCGGCACCGAACGCCCCGACGTGGGATTGACGAGCCCGGCGAGGCGCTTGCCCTCCCCCGGGCGTGCGCCACCGGCCTCAGGCATGCGCGGCGCCCTCCCGCAGCAGCACGCCGAGGTTGAGGGTGCCGGCAGGGTCGAACTCGGTCTTCACGGCGCGCAGCAAACGCATGCCGACCTCGCCGATCTCCTGCTCGAGCCACAACGGGTGGTCGCGGCTGATGGCGTGATGGTGCGTGATGGTGCCGCCGCCGAGGATGAGGGTGTCGTGCACCTGCGACTTCACCCCACCCCACTGCGCGAGCTGGTCGCCGCGCAGTCCGGCCTCGATCGTGAAGTAGAGCGCGGCGCCTGTCGGGTAGATGGGCGAGGTGTCGCAGAGCACGAGCGACTTCGCGCCGTACGCGGGAAGCCCGGCGGTGATCGCCTCGGTGACGGCGCGCCTGAGCGATGCCAGGTTGCTCCAGGTGGTCGAAGTCTCGAGTGTCTCGCAGAAGACGCCGTGGTCGAG
The window above is part of the Agrococcus sp. ARC_14 genome. Proteins encoded here:
- a CDS encoding FAD-linked oxidase C-terminal domain-containing protein — translated: MQQPPLLEGEPGLAAERRECTAAVLVAVGGSRIGEQPALDCAHGRFNAPYLREALLDHGVFCETLETSTTWSNLASLRRAVTEAITAGLPAYGAKSLVLCDTSPIYPTGAALYFTIEAGLRGDQLAQWGGVKSQVHDTLILGGGTITHHHAISRDHPLWLEQEIGEVGMRLLRAVKTEFDPAGTLNLGVLLREGAAHA
- a CDS encoding trypsin-like serine protease — protein: MRRRSLIIAVTAALGVIAAAVVAPVTPSAAADDLAEVQEAHFAVIDQIASWDALTPVPRLGQIEGDPVAGTIDIGWVGAVPSEVRAIADAAATEGIDVTFVPQESSEQELLEVAYGLAASMPSDGAFAIGIGADTLSVEVPTAEVAESVGSEHIALEGEVLDVIDDAEQAAAEFGAQVTVEETDSAPVNAANTQLQAGTALEAASAANLSAGRTNDTSVLSGGMRVETQWASGGWVSCTSGFTGTFGHRPLIVTAAHCSDYADGRAVRNAADTRIGTSDLVRELNDGARPYDLGVIAASYDARTLPRIYTNETSTVNITRSQNTWPPAGYRLCSSGQVTGWKCDLTAGEAYVTCYSTPRGAECMHVQIVRSSGASAFCLGDSGGPIVSLPTSQGAIAVGVVSGVKSRVSVRCSQEGLIAPISQLMTAVEGLQLHTLNRP